In Rhineura floridana isolate rRhiFlo1 chromosome 1, rRhiFlo1.hap2, whole genome shotgun sequence, the following proteins share a genomic window:
- the SHC3 gene encoding SHC-transforming protein 3 isoform X2: MLYLGCIEVLRSMRSLDFNTRTQITREAISLVCEAVPGAKGTFKKRKPPSKALSSILGKSNLQFAGMSITLNISTTSLNLMTPDSKQIIANHHMQSISFASGVDVDTTDYVAYVAKDPVNRRACHILECSDGLAQDIISTIGQAFELRFKQYLQCPSKIPALHDRMQSLDELWMEEDGEAAAEHPYYNNIPNKIPPTGGLVGARLKAKFPSVSDPTQSASAMGREQTYYQSQHIRDLFGEDRQQGPSRQGSLDIYSLPEGKSNVTTPREVATYVNTQHINMGTLQTLQADAENLFSGTIESTKDSSPGKDLFDMSPFEDALKNQTPVPILNKATSVERASPFPSRAAGVVAAAAAAAAELSTEPWYQGEMSRKEAEQLLKKCGDFLVRKSTSNPGSYVLTGLHNGQAKHLLLVDPEGTVRTKDRVFDSISQLINHHLENNLPIVSSGSELCLHQPAEKNQ; this comes from the exons TACTTGGGATGTATAGAGGTCTTACGTTCCATGAGGTCCCTTGACTTCAACACTAGAACACAGATTACAAG GGAAGCAATCAGCCTTGTTTGTGAAGCTGTGCCAGGAGCCAAAggaacctttaaaaaaagaaag CCACCAAGTAAAGCTCTCTCTAGTATCTTGGGGAAGAGCAACCTTCAGTTTGCAGGAATGAGCATTACTCTGAATATATCTACCACCAGCTTAAACCTGATGACACCTGATTCCAAACAG ATTATAGCAAACCATCAtatgcagtctatttcttttgCATCTGGCGTAGATGTG GATACAACAGACTATGTTGCCTATGTAGCTAAGGATCCTGTGAATCGTAGAG CTTGTCATATCCTCGAATGCTCTGATGGCCTGGCCCAGGATATTATCAGTACCATAGGACAGGCATTTGAACTTCGTTTTAAGCAATATTTGCAGTGCCCCTCAAAGATTCCTGCTCTTCATGATAG AATGCAAAGTTTGGATGAACTTTGGATGGAAGAAGATGGTgaggcagcagcagagcatcCCTATTACAACAACATTCCAAACAAAATACCTCCCACTGGGGGCCTAGTGGGTGCAAGGCTCAAAGCCAAGTTCCCTTCTGTTTCAGATCCTACTCAG TCTGCATCAGCAATGGGAAGGGAGCAAACTTACTACCAGAGCCAGCACATAAGAGACTTATTTGGTGAAGACCGGCAACAGGGACCCAGCAGGCAAG GGTCTTTGGACATTTACAGCCTGCCGGAAGGAAAATCTAATGTAACCACACCAAGAGAAGTAGCAACCTACGTGAATACACAACATATAAATATGGGCACTCTTCAGACTCTTCAGGCAGATGCTGAAAATCTGTTTAGTGGAACGATAGAAAGTACCAAagacagcagcccaggaaaagaTCTTTTTGATATGA GCCCTTTTGAAGATGCTCTCAAGAACCAAACCCCTGTGCCCATTCTGAACAAGGCTACCTCAGTCGAACGTGCCAGCCCTTTCCCCTCTAGAGCAGCTGGTGTagtcgcagcagcagcagcagcagcagcagaactgaGCACAGAACCCTGGTATCAAGGGGAGATGAGCAGAAAAGAAGCAGAACAGCTCTTAAAGAAATGTGGAGACTTCCTGGTCAGGAAAAGTACCTCCAATCCAGGCTCCTATGTGCTGACTGGGTTACATAATGGACAAGCCAAACATTTGCTCTTAGTGGATCCTGAAGGAACT